One stretch of Streptomyces sp. R21 DNA includes these proteins:
- a CDS encoding LysR family transcriptional regulator, protein MRTEQLEYIAAVTRLGSLRRAAEELRLSQPALSETVRNLERELGIDLLERRRSGATMSAAGRELLPHIIQVLEAVDRLRGAAGEQHRISRMVRVGTVNAATVPLLIPAVREFRASHPVTQVEVVGAQQSDIHRALSEGGFDLGLVNHLDGDDVPADFESTELLRGRPVVCIRPDSALSALTRVSAPDLLTEPLIAMRSGYVMHRFVHRFLEGHEPAFSYSTDGAEMGKLMVAEGLGATVLPDFSVIGDPLERLGAITYRPLAEDSTRVRLMLQRRRAESVPRAAHDLHEVFVRQAEALGGTLTGRG, encoded by the coding sequence GTGCGGACGGAACAGTTGGAGTACATCGCGGCCGTGACGCGGCTCGGCTCTCTCCGCCGGGCAGCCGAGGAACTCCGCCTCTCACAGCCCGCGTTGAGCGAGACCGTGCGGAATCTTGAACGCGAACTCGGCATCGATCTCCTGGAACGCAGGCGCTCCGGCGCGACGATGAGCGCGGCGGGCCGGGAGCTGCTGCCGCACATCATCCAGGTGCTGGAGGCGGTCGACCGGCTGCGCGGCGCGGCGGGCGAACAGCACCGCATCAGCCGGATGGTGCGCGTCGGCACCGTGAACGCGGCGACCGTGCCGCTGCTCATCCCCGCCGTCCGGGAGTTCCGCGCATCGCATCCGGTCACCCAGGTCGAGGTGGTCGGCGCACAGCAGTCGGACATCCACCGGGCGCTGTCCGAGGGCGGCTTCGACCTCGGGCTGGTCAACCACCTCGACGGCGACGACGTGCCCGCCGACTTCGAGAGCACCGAACTGCTGCGCGGCCGCCCGGTGGTGTGCATACGGCCGGACAGCGCGCTCTCCGCGCTCACCCGCGTGTCCGCGCCGGACCTCCTCACCGAACCGCTGATCGCCATGCGCTCGGGCTACGTCATGCACCGGTTCGTCCACCGTTTCCTGGAGGGCCATGAGCCTGCCTTCTCCTACTCCACCGACGGCGCGGAGATGGGCAAGCTGATGGTCGCGGAGGGACTCGGCGCCACGGTTCTGCCCGACTTCAGCGTGATCGGGGACCCGTTGGAGCGGCTGGGCGCGATCACCTACCGTCCGCTCGCCGAGGACTCGACCCGAGTGCGGTTGATGCTTCAGCGGCGCCGGGCGGAGTCGGTGCCGCGGGCCGCACACGACCTGCACGAGGTGTTCGTACGGCAGGCCGAAGCACTCGGCGGAACGCTCACCGGCCGAGGCTGA
- the urtE gene encoding urea ABC transporter ATP-binding subunit UrtE — protein sequence MLEIDNVRVGYHRSLVLHGVSVEVPRDGVAAVLGHNGAGKSTLLRAAVGLLSPESGTIRLDGEDITRRKPHERVARGMAYVPQGQQAFPHLTTAENLQLVADGRPRGRAAIAEALDLFPALRTLSGRRAGLLSGGQRQQLAIARALVTEPRILLLDEPTEGIQPSVVAEIEETILALAARGGLSVLLVEQHVGFAMRAAQRYYVLEAGRVTSSGEGGQEAERSVREALSV from the coding sequence ATGCTGGAGATCGACAACGTACGAGTCGGCTATCACCGCAGCCTGGTCCTGCACGGGGTCTCCGTGGAGGTCCCGCGTGATGGTGTCGCCGCGGTGCTCGGGCACAACGGTGCCGGCAAGAGCACGCTGCTGCGGGCGGCTGTCGGACTGCTGAGCCCCGAGAGCGGGACCATCCGCCTCGACGGGGAGGACATCACCCGCCGCAAGCCCCACGAGCGGGTGGCCCGGGGCATGGCGTACGTCCCGCAGGGCCAGCAGGCCTTCCCCCATCTCACGACGGCGGAGAACCTCCAACTGGTCGCGGACGGGCGGCCGCGCGGCAGGGCGGCGATCGCCGAGGCCCTGGACCTGTTCCCGGCGCTGCGGACCCTGTCGGGACGCCGTGCGGGCCTGCTGTCGGGTGGCCAGCGTCAGCAACTCGCCATCGCCCGGGCGTTGGTGACGGAGCCTCGGATCCTGCTGCTCGACGAGCCGACCGAGGGCATCCAGCCCTCGGTGGTGGCCGAGATCGAGGAGACCATCCTCGCCCTGGCCGCCCGCGGCGGGCTCTCGGTGCTGCTGGTCGAACAGCACGTCGGCTTCGCGATGCGGGCGGCGCAGCGCTACTACGTCCTGGAGGCGGGACGGGTCACCTCCTCCGGGGAGGGCGGGCAGGAGGCGGAGCGGTCCGTGCGCGAGGCGTTGAGCGTGTGA
- a CDS encoding putative leader peptide codes for MDLTRRRHVDLARVSSASCCPVA; via the coding sequence ATGGACCTCACGCGACGACGCCACGTCGATCTCGCGCGTGTCTCCAGCGCCTCCTGTTGCCCCGTGGCCTGA
- a CDS encoding TetR/AcrR family transcriptional regulator yields the protein MSPRKSVAETAATRDRIITSALALATTAGLEGLTIGRLATDLGMSKAGVIGHFGSKEALQLAVLASAVERFRLRVPARAVGATPGTQRLGRAFDEWIDYMGESESHGGCFLTSVASEFDGRPGPVRDAVLETLGAWSAYVREELRTAVESGELPPDTDVEQVAFELDGTILAANQAIQLHRNAQAPARARRAIARLLTT from the coding sequence ATGAGCCCGCGCAAGTCCGTTGCCGAAACCGCCGCCACCCGCGACCGGATCATCACGAGCGCCCTCGCGCTGGCCACCACCGCGGGCCTCGAAGGCCTCACCATCGGCCGCCTCGCGACGGATCTGGGGATGAGCAAGGCCGGGGTGATCGGCCACTTCGGCAGCAAGGAGGCACTCCAACTCGCCGTACTGGCCTCGGCGGTGGAGCGGTTCCGGCTGCGTGTTCCGGCGCGCGCCGTCGGCGCCACGCCCGGCACCCAGCGGCTGGGGCGCGCCTTCGACGAGTGGATCGACTACATGGGCGAGTCCGAGAGCCACGGAGGCTGCTTCCTGACCTCGGTCGCGAGCGAGTTCGACGGCCGCCCCGGCCCGGTCCGCGACGCGGTGCTCGAGACGCTCGGCGCCTGGTCGGCGTACGTGCGGGAGGAGTTGCGCACCGCGGTCGAGTCCGGGGAACTGCCGCCGGACACCGACGTCGAGCAGGTGGCCTTCGAACTCGACGGCACGATCCTCGCGGCCAACCAGGCCATCCAGCTCCACAGAAATGCGCAGGCCCCCGCACGGGCGCGCCGCGCCATCGCCCGCCTGCTCACCACATGA
- a CDS encoding class I SAM-dependent methyltransferase, with product MLESSARDFYDGLAADYHLMFPDWDASLARQAKALDGLIRARLGTRPHAVLDCSCGIGTQAIGLALAGHQVVGSDLSPVATARAAGLAAARGASLAVAAADLRALPFKPSAFDVVLGADNSLPHLLTAEDVRSALGGMRRVLRDDGLLIITVRPYDEARLTRPQATPPQVSHTPDGDAITFQLWHWHEDGEHYDLEHFQLVPTGDTWDVRRRRTTYWALTQGQLTGFMAGAGFADIAWHASDSSGFYQPVLTARAT from the coding sequence ATGCTCGAGTCCTCAGCGAGGGATTTCTACGACGGGCTGGCCGCCGACTACCACCTGATGTTCCCGGACTGGGATGCGAGCCTTGCACGCCAGGCCAAGGCGCTGGACGGACTCATCCGTGCGCGACTCGGGACACGACCGCATGCGGTCCTCGACTGCTCCTGCGGGATCGGCACCCAGGCGATCGGGCTCGCCCTGGCCGGACATCAGGTCGTCGGGAGCGATCTCAGCCCGGTAGCCACGGCCCGCGCCGCTGGCCTCGCCGCTGCCCGTGGCGCCAGCCTTGCGGTGGCCGCCGCGGACCTGCGCGCCCTGCCCTTCAAGCCGTCCGCCTTCGATGTCGTCCTCGGCGCCGACAACTCGCTCCCGCACCTGCTCACCGCCGAGGACGTCCGCTCGGCCCTGGGCGGGATGCGCCGGGTACTCAGGGACGACGGGCTCCTGATCATCACGGTCCGGCCTTACGACGAAGCCCGCCTGACCCGCCCGCAGGCGACACCTCCCCAGGTCTCGCACACCCCCGACGGCGACGCGATCACCTTCCAGCTGTGGCACTGGCACGAGGACGGCGAGCACTACGACCTGGAGCACTTCCAGCTTGTCCCGACGGGCGACACCTGGGACGTCCGTCGCCGCCGGACCACCTACTGGGCCCTGACGCAGGGGCAGTTGACGGGGTTCATGGCGGGCGCCGGCTTCGCCGACATCGCATGGCACGCATCGGACTCCAGCGGGTTCTACCAGCCCGTGCTCACCGCGAGAGCGACCTGA
- a CDS encoding MBL fold metallo-hydrolase yields MKIHHLNCGSLRTIDTEEGGLPAICHCLLVETDRDGLVLVESGIGTADVERPEEGLGAEFLGRAQPVLDLAETALHQVVRLGFSPEDVRHIVLSHLDLDHAGGLPDFPWAKVHLSEAEHRAAMAAPGAHPEDRLRYRPTQWAHRPHWVTYPQPRGEAWFGFDAVRPLTGLDAEILLVPLGGHTRGHSAIAVEDGGRWLLHCGDAYYFHREIDPDRPQGHPGMDVLQEITEVDRPLRLGNHARLRELVRLHGDEVDVFSAHDPWELARYTADGSTDAGAE; encoded by the coding sequence ATGAAGATCCACCACCTGAACTGCGGTTCCCTGCGGACGATCGACACCGAGGAGGGCGGCCTTCCCGCGATCTGTCACTGCCTCCTCGTCGAGACCGACCGGGACGGTCTCGTCCTGGTCGAGAGCGGCATCGGTACGGCCGATGTCGAGCGACCAGAGGAGGGCTTGGGAGCGGAGTTCCTCGGGCGGGCCCAGCCCGTCCTGGACCTGGCGGAGACCGCCCTGCACCAGGTCGTCCGCCTGGGCTTCAGCCCGGAGGACGTGCGGCACATCGTCCTCAGCCACCTCGACCTCGACCACGCGGGCGGACTGCCCGACTTCCCCTGGGCCAAGGTCCACCTGAGCGAGGCCGAGCACCGCGCGGCGATGGCGGCTCCCGGGGCCCACCCCGAGGACCGCCTCCGCTACCGTCCGACCCAGTGGGCCCACCGGCCGCACTGGGTGACCTACCCGCAACCCCGGGGAGAGGCCTGGTTCGGCTTCGACGCGGTCCGCCCGCTCACCGGACTGGACGCGGAGATCCTGCTCGTCCCGCTCGGCGGCCACACGCGCGGCCACAGCGCGATAGCCGTCGAGGACGGCGGCCGCTGGTTGCTGCACTGCGGGGACGCCTACTACTTCCACCGCGAGATCGACCCCGACCGGCCGCAGGGCCACCCCGGCATGGACGTCCTCCAGGAGATCACCGAGGTGGACAGGCCGCTGCGCCTCGGCAACCATGCCCGTCTGCGGGAACTGGTGCGCCTGCACGGTGACGAAGTGGACGTCTTCAGCGCACACGACCCGTGGGAACTGGCGCGGTACACAGCGGACGGGAGCACGGATGCGGGAGCCGAGTGA
- a CDS encoding YciI family protein encodes MKHYLLSVMQPVGEPPAPEVLEEIMHNLDVFHAELRAAGAWVFAGGLHGPETATVLRANDGDVLITDGPYTESKEYLGGICLIKAPDLDAALEWGRKATLATTLPIEVRPFMGEAED; translated from the coding sequence ATGAAGCACTACCTGCTGAGCGTGATGCAGCCGGTCGGGGAGCCGCCCGCGCCCGAGGTCCTGGAAGAGATCATGCACAACCTCGACGTCTTCCACGCGGAACTGCGCGCAGCGGGCGCCTGGGTCTTCGCCGGAGGACTGCACGGACCGGAGACGGCTACCGTGCTCCGCGCGAACGACGGCGACGTGCTGATCACCGACGGCCCCTACACCGAGAGCAAGGAGTACCTCGGCGGAATCTGCCTGATCAAGGCCCCCGACCTCGACGCCGCCCTCGAATGGGGCCGCAAGGCGACACTGGCGACCACCCTGCCGATCGAGGTGCGCCCGTTCATGGGCGAAGCCGAGGACTGA
- a CDS encoding LLM class flavin-dependent oxidoreductase: MSLTFHWFLPTNGDSRHVVGGGHGTPATASGRDRPPTVAYLSQIARAAEDLGFVGALTPTGAWCEDAWLTTAMVSQHTERLKFLVAFRPGFVSPTLAAQMASTFQRQTGGRLLLNVVTGGESHEQRAYGDFLDKDARYRRTGEFLQIVRELWDGKTVDLAGEHLQVEDARLARVPDPVPEVYFGGSSPIAGEIAARHVDVYLTWGEPPAQVAEKIAWVRGLAQKEGRTVRFGIRLHVITRDTSEQAWAEALRLLDGFDPETVRSVQAGLARSESKGQQRMLALHSGGNRDGLEIHPNLWAGIGLVRGGAGTALVGSHDEVAERITEYHRLGIDEFVLSGYPHLEEAYWFGEGVLPRLAAQGLWQHPFAQPSAPAAQVPFAQ; encoded by the coding sequence ATGTCCCTCACCTTCCACTGGTTCCTGCCCACCAACGGCGACAGCCGGCACGTCGTCGGCGGCGGCCACGGCACCCCGGCCACCGCCTCGGGCCGGGACCGGCCGCCGACCGTCGCCTATCTGAGCCAGATCGCGCGGGCCGCCGAGGACCTGGGCTTCGTCGGCGCGCTCACGCCCACCGGCGCCTGGTGCGAGGACGCGTGGCTGACCACCGCGATGGTCAGCCAGCACACCGAACGCCTCAAGTTCCTGGTGGCCTTCCGGCCCGGCTTCGTCTCGCCCACGCTGGCCGCCCAGATGGCGTCCACCTTCCAGCGGCAGACCGGCGGACGGCTGCTGCTGAACGTCGTCACAGGCGGCGAGAGCCACGAGCAGCGGGCCTACGGCGACTTCCTCGACAAGGACGCCCGCTACCGCCGTACCGGCGAATTCCTGCAGATCGTGCGGGAGTTGTGGGACGGCAAGACCGTCGACCTCGCGGGCGAACACCTCCAGGTGGAGGACGCCCGGCTCGCCCGGGTCCCCGATCCGGTCCCCGAGGTCTACTTCGGCGGCTCCTCGCCCATCGCCGGGGAGATCGCCGCCCGCCATGTCGACGTCTACCTCACCTGGGGCGAGCCGCCCGCACAGGTCGCCGAGAAGATCGCCTGGGTCCGCGGCCTCGCCCAGAAGGAAGGGCGCACCGTACGGTTCGGGATCCGGCTGCACGTCATCACCCGCGACACCTCCGAGCAGGCGTGGGCCGAGGCCCTCCGGCTCCTCGACGGCTTCGACCCGGAGACGGTCAGGTCCGTTCAGGCCGGGCTCGCCCGCAGCGAGTCCAAGGGACAGCAGCGCATGCTCGCGCTGCACAGCGGAGGAAATCGCGACGGTCTGGAGATCCACCCCAACCTGTGGGCCGGCATCGGCCTGGTCCGCGGCGGCGCCGGCACCGCCCTAGTCGGCAGCCACGACGAGGTCGCCGAGCGCATCACCGAATACCACCGCCTCGGCATCGACGAGTTCGTGCTCTCCGGCTATCCGCACCTGGAGGAGGCGTACTGGTTCGGCGAGGGCGTCCTGCCCCGGCTGGCCGCGCAGGGGCTGTGGCAGCACCCGTTCGCCCAGCCGAGCGCACCCGCGGCGCAGGTGCCGTTCGCGCAATAG
- a CDS encoding acyl-CoA dehydrogenase family protein: protein MTTATPASHPLVARARLLAREVLAPRAEQVDQEGVPASSIEALKRSGLLGVSAPREYGGAAAPAAVARETAEILAGACCSTWFVGTQHHTPVATLAQSELPVRERLLGPLARGELLSGVAYAQLRAYPRRPVRVTRERGGWRFDGTVPWYTGWGLNDVMLLAGVTDADEVLFAFTEAREQPGLHASPPMRLAALTAARTVSLELDGLRLGDDAVALRAPYEVWAAGDRPKSTNASPAVFGVATAALDLLDGDPAAKDSAGALRERLDAVRRQAYALAEHPVPSERIDERLECKTRAYDVMRAATTAAVVAGGGRSMDLGSRAQRLAREGMFLLVQGQTAEVRTAHLRSLSR from the coding sequence ATGACCACCGCGACCCCCGCATCCCACCCCCTGGTCGCCCGTGCGCGCCTGCTGGCGCGCGAGGTGCTGGCGCCGCGCGCCGAGCAGGTGGACCAGGAGGGCGTGCCCGCGAGCAGCATCGAGGCGCTCAAGCGGTCGGGGCTGCTCGGGGTGAGCGCTCCCAGGGAGTACGGCGGGGCTGCGGCGCCCGCCGCGGTGGCACGGGAGACCGCGGAGATCCTGGCCGGGGCGTGCTGCTCCACCTGGTTCGTGGGGACCCAGCACCACACACCGGTGGCGACCTTGGCCCAGTCCGAACTGCCGGTACGGGAGCGGCTGTTGGGGCCGCTGGCGCGCGGGGAACTGCTGTCCGGGGTGGCGTACGCGCAGTTGCGGGCGTATCCGCGCCGCCCGGTCCGGGTCACGCGGGAGCGCGGTGGCTGGCGTTTCGACGGGACGGTGCCCTGGTACACCGGCTGGGGCCTGAACGACGTGATGCTGCTTGCCGGGGTGACGGACGCGGACGAGGTGCTGTTCGCGTTCACCGAGGCGCGCGAGCAGCCCGGTCTCCATGCGTCGCCGCCGATGCGGCTGGCGGCACTGACCGCCGCCCGGACGGTCTCCCTGGAGCTGGACGGGCTGCGGCTGGGCGACGACGCGGTGGCCCTGCGCGCCCCGTACGAGGTCTGGGCGGCCGGTGACCGGCCCAAGAGCACCAACGCCTCACCGGCGGTCTTCGGGGTGGCCACGGCGGCGCTCGACCTGCTGGACGGCGACCCGGCCGCCAAGGACAGCGCCGGTGCGCTGCGCGAACGGCTCGACGCGGTCAGGCGGCAGGCGTACGCCCTGGCCGAGCACCCGGTGCCCTCCGAGCGCATCGACGAGCGGCTGGAGTGCAAGACGCGGGCCTACGACGTGATGCGCGCGGCGACGACGGCGGCCGTGGTCGCCGGTGGCGGGCGCTCCATGGACCTGGGCAGCCGGGCTCAGCGGCTGGCACGCGAGGGCATGTTCCTGCTGGTGCAGGGGCAGACGGCCGAGGTCCGCACGGCGCATCTCAGGTCGCTCTCGCGGTGA
- the urtD gene encoding urea ABC transporter ATP-binding protein UrtD codes for MTELAGLEIRQLRVSFDGFTAVDGVDLDVRPGDLRFLIGPNGAGKTTLVDAVTGLVKADGSVRFGDEEILGRSVHRIARSGIGRTFQTATVFEELTVLQNLDIAAGAGRSMLTMLRRRKGVPEPVTRALVTVGLTELADSPAGTLAHGQKQWLEIGMLLVQDVRLLLLDEPVAGMSHDERQATGELLQRISEERTVVVIEHDMDFMRSFARSVSVLHAGKVLSEGTVAQVQADPKVQEVYLGHTAAEDAVEALAEPTAVQEA; via the coding sequence ATGACGGAGCTTGCGGGTCTTGAGATACGACAACTGCGGGTGTCCTTCGACGGTTTCACCGCCGTCGACGGCGTGGACCTCGATGTGCGGCCGGGCGATCTGCGGTTCCTCATCGGGCCGAACGGCGCGGGCAAGACGACCCTGGTCGACGCGGTCACCGGTCTGGTGAAGGCGGACGGTTCGGTGCGCTTCGGCGACGAGGAGATCCTCGGGCGCAGCGTGCACCGGATCGCCCGCTCGGGCATCGGCCGCACCTTCCAGACGGCCACCGTCTTCGAGGAGTTGACGGTCCTTCAGAACCTGGACATCGCGGCGGGCGCCGGCCGGAGCATGCTGACGATGCTGCGCCGCCGCAAGGGCGTACCGGAGCCGGTGACGCGGGCCCTGGTGACGGTCGGGCTCACCGAGCTCGCGGACAGCCCGGCCGGAACGCTCGCGCACGGCCAGAAGCAGTGGCTGGAGATCGGCATGCTGCTCGTCCAGGACGTACGGCTGCTGCTGCTCGACGAACCGGTGGCAGGCATGAGCCACGACGAGCGGCAGGCGACGGGCGAGCTGCTGCAGCGCATCAGCGAGGAGCGGACCGTCGTCGTCATCGAGCACGACATGGACTTCATGCGGTCCTTCGCGCGCAGCGTCAGTGTGCTGCACGCGGGCAAGGTGCTCAGCGAGGGCACGGTGGCGCAGGTGCAAGCCGATCCGAAGGTGCAGGAGGTGTACCTCGGGCACACGGCCGCCGAGGACGCCGTCGAGGCGCTCGCCGAACCAACCGCCGTACAGGAGGCGTGA
- the ssuE gene encoding NADPH-dependent FMN reductase, with protein MASVLSISGSPSVSSRTAKLLRHLDARLIAQGHEVIPLDIRTIPAEALLGADFRHPAIVEATELVARADGVVIATPVYKAAYSGALKALLDLLPQYALTGKTVLPLATGGSVAHVLAIDYALRPVLSSMGAGHIVQGWFTLDKDITAEEDGSLTVAPGAAEALTQVVDQFSAALGRTPLLAAAV; from the coding sequence ATGGCCTCCGTCCTGTCCATCTCCGGCAGCCCTTCCGTCTCCTCCCGCACCGCCAAACTGCTGCGCCACCTCGACGCCCGCCTGATCGCCCAGGGGCACGAGGTGATCCCTCTCGACATCCGCACGATCCCCGCCGAGGCCCTGCTCGGCGCCGACTTCCGGCACCCCGCCATCGTCGAGGCCACCGAACTCGTCGCCCGCGCCGACGGCGTCGTCATCGCCACCCCCGTCTACAAGGCCGCCTACTCAGGCGCGCTGAAGGCCCTGCTGGACCTGCTCCCGCAGTACGCCCTCACCGGAAAGACCGTGCTGCCGCTGGCCACCGGCGGTTCGGTCGCCCATGTGCTCGCCATCGACTACGCGCTGCGACCGGTGCTGTCCTCCATGGGCGCCGGGCACATCGTGCAGGGCTGGTTCACCCTCGACAAGGACATCACCGCGGAGGAGGACGGCAGCCTCACCGTCGCGCCGGGCGCCGCCGAGGCCCTGACCCAGGTGGTCGACCAGTTCTCGGCGGCCCTGGGCCGCACGCCTCTGCTGGCCGCGGCGGTCTGA
- a CDS encoding RNA polymerase sigma factor produces MTAHAGNTEHTGDLGHPDNAAIEAAFRAEYGRAVAVLVRFLGDIDLAEEAVQDAFATALQKWPETGVPPSPAGWIITTARNRAIDRLRRESTREDRHAQAARLYAPDPPAEEGPVRDDRLRLIFTCCHPALAPQAQVALTLRLLGGLTTPQIARAFLVPEATMAQRLVRAKAKIRDARIPYRIPRGADLPDRVKGVLAVVYLIFNEGYGGREDLCAEALRLGRLLAELMPDEPEVIGLLALMLLVEARRPARFAPDGELITLSDQDRSRWDGALIAEGQSLVRRCLRRNQPGPYQIQAAINAVHSDAPTAAATDWGQILQLYDQLSALTPSPVVALNRAVAVAEVEGAGQALALVDALDLDGYPAFHAVRADLLRRLDRHTEAVRAYEAAIALTENPAERAYLARSRESLVRRAPG; encoded by the coding sequence ATGACCGCGCACGCCGGTAACACCGAACACACGGGCGACCTCGGTCATCCCGACAACGCCGCCATCGAGGCCGCCTTCCGTGCGGAGTACGGCCGTGCCGTGGCCGTACTCGTCCGCTTCCTCGGCGACATCGACCTCGCCGAGGAAGCGGTGCAGGACGCCTTCGCCACGGCCCTGCAGAAGTGGCCGGAGACCGGCGTGCCCCCGAGTCCGGCCGGCTGGATCATCACCACCGCCCGCAACCGGGCCATCGACCGGCTGCGCCGCGAGTCCACGCGCGAGGACCGGCACGCCCAGGCCGCCCGGCTGTACGCCCCCGACCCGCCCGCCGAGGAGGGCCCCGTGCGCGACGACCGGCTCCGCCTGATCTTCACCTGCTGCCACCCCGCGCTCGCACCCCAGGCCCAGGTCGCGCTCACCCTGCGCCTCCTCGGCGGGCTGACCACCCCGCAGATCGCCCGTGCCTTCCTGGTACCGGAAGCCACCATGGCCCAGCGCCTGGTCAGGGCCAAGGCCAAGATCCGCGATGCCCGCATCCCCTACCGCATCCCGCGCGGCGCCGACCTCCCCGACCGCGTCAAGGGCGTGCTCGCCGTCGTCTACCTCATCTTCAACGAGGGCTACGGCGGCCGGGAGGATCTGTGCGCGGAGGCGCTGCGCCTCGGCCGTCTGCTGGCCGAACTGATGCCGGACGAACCCGAGGTCATCGGGCTGCTCGCGCTGATGCTCCTGGTCGAGGCCCGCCGCCCCGCGCGGTTCGCCCCGGACGGCGAGCTGATCACACTCTCCGACCAGGACCGCAGCAGGTGGGACGGCGCCCTGATCGCCGAAGGCCAGTCCCTGGTCCGCCGCTGCCTGCGCCGCAACCAGCCGGGCCCGTACCAGATCCAGGCCGCGATCAACGCGGTGCACAGCGACGCGCCGACCGCCGCGGCCACCGACTGGGGCCAGATCCTCCAGCTGTACGACCAGTTGAGCGCACTCACCCCGAGCCCGGTGGTCGCCCTCAACCGGGCCGTCGCCGTCGCCGAGGTCGAGGGAGCAGGCCAGGCGCTCGCCCTCGTCGACGCGCTGGACCTGGACGGCTACCCCGCCTTCCACGCCGTCCGGGCGGACCTGCTGCGCCGCCTCGACCGGCACACCGAGGCCGTACGGGCCTACGAGGCGGCCATCGCGCTCACCGAGAACCCGGCCGAGCGTGCCTACCTCGCACGCAGCCGGGAGTCGCTCGTCCGGCGAGCGCCGGGCTGA
- a CDS encoding hydrolase, which produces MREPSDHGPTARLSPSMPTAPSPLETLTARLPTEIWATPYVGGRFPGSRAVTERPGLTEGANCQLFAYEVLGHFALHVPAWRSSDLWADTGHTERVPVARPLDLALFNAGDDPWGAHVGVAVGEERILHLCAEVGRPAVWSLGEFARRERYRTLVGYKRLLPGGD; this is translated from the coding sequence ATGCGGGAGCCGAGTGACCACGGGCCGACGGCGCGGCTGTCGCCGTCGATGCCGACGGCGCCATCGCCCCTGGAGACGCTGACGGCACGGCTGCCTACGGAGATCTGGGCAACTCCGTACGTCGGCGGGCGCTTTCCCGGTTCGCGGGCAGTGACCGAGCGGCCGGGACTCACCGAAGGCGCGAACTGCCAACTGTTCGCCTACGAAGTGCTCGGGCACTTCGCCCTGCACGTCCCCGCATGGCGGTCCAGCGACCTGTGGGCCGACACCGGACACACCGAACGCGTACCTGTCGCCCGACCACTGGACCTGGCCCTCTTCAACGCCGGCGACGACCCGTGGGGAGCACATGTGGGCGTCGCCGTGGGGGAGGAGCGGATTCTGCACCTCTGCGCCGAGGTGGGCAGGCCCGCCGTCTGGAGCCTGGGGGAGTTCGCCCGGCGGGAGCGCTACCGCACGCTCGTCGGTTACAAGCGGCTGCTCCCCGGAGGTGATTGA